The Kluyveromyces lactis strain NRRL Y-1140 chromosome B complete sequence genome contains a region encoding:
- the FMP27 gene encoding Fmp27p (similar to uniprot|Q06179 Saccharomyces cerevisiae YLR454W FMP27 The authentic non-tagged protein was localized to the mitochondria), which translates to MTFGIVEVCTWLLNNVLWIAKFAVIGWLIINSFLYFFTGIYVLGFNPLTLKLQRIRIKDKLWIKSIRYDAFKHQLIIDTVEWIGKVQSKDGDTDDKTNDSQQLHGPSEEDLKDETCKLLSRTLTRYLPFMSKWLDRVKILIDGIKIGDIFINFTLIKIFSEGNEFAFEVNLQSVMLKEKQMVANTIFKSDAMMDLERPFPLNDININLKMREMTVPVSSFIIAVYQLRHGKIPDQLDKVKKDPLYEGLPPIKSPESTIHDEEFPSEWNIEQVMEKFQKKFERFYDISSSFEKIEIHFDSPLFTEIPFKSNLELIQKTEAIQFEVTTTGIALSLSRSAFSEPGNKLLFDIDERPVKISTFITQLKLSIITQKDGSKNRLENRICEIPSISFYGDSNLFCTRSFGPDDSKVFANTILKLFGHVTSPIFDIDIENLSLLISVERNLKVLEDLISDNPIKEPLDLNQIYNKITRKGKFLEYFQNYLPHTELKFTIEDPIIIVSNQLDSLIHKFSMISFKIKSDRLYIKAEEKLFYSLDTHLEISEWLFYHQNKNKLLKNAIFSVDSTIFRFNTRILPSLLLSSIVEINTVRLDLTNLETLVVINNTIRQRTMKLLYVEGKYFKDIFHHLESRLMAKVEYFKKNQTNTSALDVEEFLFKDIPSFFQYLKLYVKDFEANLGFRSVFIERNDYINRDFETIHDFISGDMRKISYLFKELKVLFAKENSSTHSDDRSSTSSVRFTFDSLASDDMGLGSVTAEQSDSEPSSWSLALDLSDFNTDLFSETQKDNFKLISKPVFKLPSFKMFVCPDHEEKRIKTSIHVSNVDLLFSLMTTFQFVSSIYNLKMVFKTDLYGSTKECLVSKHIQTIKQLKKHSLISYDKHALLQLIELECSFDSINSTMLLPNGVRTKLELVNPSFAFTCPHLIKMEGHYARLMVESPILKNTWMRMVSIVNFTIAVDVPIMLEKGDKAGITLSNETWQWAIPHRFEMYKLFDNISTTFKSIKQMLHSLASESNESVIYPKVTKFIAIPKIKVKSSRWIFSVEDDPFESELNLLLQIGLREQKERLEKYNIFRKRVEMELKKPQVKNLRKSASFTSKNTVPSKRLLRSHSTSSLHMIGFDSYDFDGADGMTEQLKEEYERLTRHISKSWITRVKKQRNLLKNHFSENFEFLWGKLDITKLPKDFNKNVLDFTSSPALMNLIFEDIDIDLSKPSFGVENIPDFIHDVGKKVPKDTKYSIMIPLNLNANFSEIRCHLKDYPLPAVHFPKENADTKKPTTNLKCDLLITEDMIHSDKELRTIYVPLVPSAHLEDSESLYSLLIPRTLTAIKLFTDIQLDITSSDNVRFVWGGSYSGAIQQTMKCFDNFSKPPIDPSPAVGFWDKIRNIFHARISINLPNSCFEVALKGDKNPYKIGGMSAGYALIFKDNVKIFCNKNDNPQKFLTVTASELSFSIPNFFAKPLPVWNVPSEQSLFFPVEEFSNLQENAAFYYLLESAKMPKDKKDIEIMSKAYIEKTAIMLTGGMQFNVGIMFERQNKETNKRTFELKPHYEFRLCNPIYVPKSEDHDSYAGFRSDFIHLSFDLISKSEDAYNCMQLTPNAFKIFFKWWSTFSGNLPVRKGPLFSDERFSPKFGTHLYTISYRADVYPLFICHMVPGLDPKALVDSSVNAEVFGLKAKMSEFSMDLHQRKEIFHEYKKQLQVTKRRASLKFFEADVTTTDIDIRTVFASFSKAEYAKTHSPDICIFDEDMTWFDVDDFTEFNISNPGTLIPTVVVKPLLFSPMFAYKKIAPYGDKYQVDFETFEPIEPFNNARYHDCNLRKYVAIPDHLINDRHRIFAEEKSKLEEKVNDGNCTDNEKIELQERLEMIEKTIAQLELMKTDINFLNSEYERADRESDVPDTSAEKLNLPILNFMKSSHNSNKNYANKFIVVSMLLKWNEEVRNVFLKYMHRVSLLSDMNSVTKLKTLQTLDSLINKNRQSINTIAEESEDSRDRLESDNEQVFKSIFHEDKEPEEIVSSFQNDIKMLAGDFDYKTFEKHHVQLIAPQIQLTTITDPDACILVTAPTIKINSLCFDSNTSGNEYQQNLFMRRTGVLLTNSNVFVFHKKEQGSYGHLLFDNFLYGSTLETSWRPWLGLELCFNPENLTENMLISNFTSVFTYDQVLPFANIPDSLKDSNVLNNRISCDFPRIVIESNSARYISLFNLVTNLLLYVEPESAKMKDDIKKLVLSFNFEDLSIVKEMISVLEKEIDALNTLENEYSYRKYLLDDAEISDLNNIRYNKFDSIMKTHMIMKVLTSASPEQSNDEEMLLIVLKAKEIILHMLDDDGDNFLDVAVADMAFQRMETSSGYNFNRMTVGIGQVINLSHDALFHDLLSPVEKELTESSEPFIDLQWEKNKAVGGIQVVKNVVTNLQTLKLNVEQSTIEKIIAWVSPSSVSLLIGGSNNSDSTSDEDDGLQSTLSSSNTSMHSSTANGIQSQQYSIMQSPTELIFPVDDMLGNDMEMEEMIQRSKDNMIIENIKINSFLMIISYQGTGAKRLINVTDFNLNFPLIRFTNQTMTMLDLMMHLKKVLIKSLLRHTGKFIGNKLKKHRSVKRLRGAARSPLKQLNYYTHYTPVDELEVTSTESRGTSTADG; encoded by the coding sequence ATGACTTTCGGTATTGTCGAAGTTTGTACATGGCTACTGAATAATGTACTTTGGATCGCCAAATTTGCTGTCATTGGATGGTTGATTATCAATTCATTCCTCTATTTTTTCACGGGGATATATGTGTTGGGATTTAACCCACTCACATTAAAGTTGCAAAGAATTAGAATTAAAGACAAGCTTTGGATTAAGTCTATTAGGTATGACGCTTTTAAACACCAATTAATTATAGATACTGTGGAATGGATAGGTAAAGTTCAATCGAAAGATGGCGATACTGACGATAAAACAAATGATTCGCAACAGTTACACGGTCCATCGGAAGAAGACCTGAAGGACGAAACTTGTAAATTACTATCGAGGACTTTGACGAGATATTTACCGTTTATGTCCAAATGGCTTGACAGGGTAAAGATTTTAATCGATGGGATTAAAATTGGtgacattttcatcaactttaCCTTGATAAAGATATTCTCCGAGGGCAATGAGTTCGCGTTTGAAGTGAACCTTCAAAGTGTCATGTTAAAGGAGAAGCAGATGGTCGCAAACACAATTTTCAAGTCAGATGCCATGATGGATTTAGAGAGACCTTTCCCACTTAACGACATtaatatcaatttgaagatgagagAGATGACCGTACCGGTAAGTTCCTTCATCATAGCCGTGTATCAGTTAAGGCATGGGAAAATACCAGACCAATTGGACAAAGTTAAAAAAGATCCATTGTATGAAGGACTGCCACCAATAAAATCACCAGAAAGCACAATACACGACGAAGAATTTCCTAGTGAATGGAACATTGAGCAGGTAATGGAAAAGTTTCAGAAGAAGTTTGAAAGGTTTTATGACATATCCTcttcatttgaaaaaattgagaTCCATTTTGATTCACCTTTATTTACTGAAATTccattcaaatcaaatctGGAACTAATTCAAAAAACTGAGGCCATACAGTTTGAAGTTACTACTACTGGTATAGCATTGTCTTTATCGAGGTCCGCATTCTCTGAACCAGGTAACAAATTACTGTTCGATATAGATGAACGCCCAGTAAAAATATCTACGTTCATCacccaattgaaattgagCATAATTACCCAAAAGGATGGTTCGAAGAATAGATTAGAAAATAGGATATGCGAAATACCAAGCATATCGTTTTACGGTGATTCAAATCTATTTTGTACAAGGTCCTTTGGGCCGGACGACTCAAAAGTGTTTGCCAATACTATTCTTAAATTGTTCGGACATGTTACATCTCCTATATTTGACATCGACATCGAAAACCTCTCATTACTAATTTCAGTTGAAAGGAATCtaaaagttttggaagatttgatatcaGATAACCCCATAAAGGAACCATTAGACCTAAACCAAATATACAACAAGATTACCAGAAAGGGTAAGTTTTTGGAGTACTTCCAAAACTATCTACCCCATACAGAGCTTAAATTTACCATCGAAGACCCTATTATCATTGTATCAAATCAGTTGGATTCACTAATTCacaaattttcaatgatatcgttcaaaataaaatcagATAGATTATACATCAAAGCTGAAGAAAAGcttttttattctttagACACTCATCTGGAAATTTCAGAGTGGTTgttttatcatcaaaacaaaaataaactGCTCAAAAACGCTATATTTTCTGTCGATAGCACTATATTCAGGTTCAATACTCGTATTTTGCCATCATTACTATTGTCGTCTATCGTGGAAATAAATACAGTTCGCCTGGACCTCACGAACTTGGAAACTTTGGTGGTAATTAACAACACCATTCGCCAAAGAACAATGAAGCTGTTGTATGTCGAAGGAAAATACTTCAAAGATatctttcatcatcttgAATCGAGGCTGATGGCTAAAGTTGAATACTTTaagaaaaatcaaacaaatacaTCTGCTCTTGACGTAGAAGAATTTTTGTTTAAAGAtattccttcttttttccAGTACTTGAAATTATACGTGAAAGACTTTGAAGCTAACTTGGGTTTCAGGTCAGTgttcattgaaagaaatgattaCATCAATCGCGattttgaaacaattcATGATTTTATTTCTGGTGACATGAGAAAGATATCGTATTTATTTAAGGAGCTGAAAGTGCTATTCGCTAAAGAGAATAGTTCAACACACAGTGATGACCGTTCCTCGACTTCTTCAGTAAGATTCACGTTCGATTCTCTTGCTTCGGACGATATGGGGTTAGGTAGTGTGACAGCGGAACAGAGTGACTCCGAACCCAGCTCATGGTCCCTAGCACTAGATTTATCGGACTTCAATACTGATCTATTTTCTGAGACTCAAAAAGATAATTTCAAACTAATATCCAAACCAGTCTTCAAACTACCATCCTTTAAAATGTTCGTCTGTCCAGATCACGAAGAGAAGCGAATTAAGACTTCAATTCATGTGTCTAATGTcgatttattattttcattaatgACAACATTTCAATTCGTTTCATCCATATACAACTTGAAGATGGTTTTCAAAACTGATTTGTACGGCTCCACTAAAGAATGCCTTGTTTCCAAGCACATTCAGACAATCAAACAACTAAAAAAGCATAGCCTAATATCCTATGATAAACATGCGTTATTACAGCTCATCGAATTGGAATGTAGTTTTGACAGTATAAATAGCACCATGCTTTTGCCGAATGGTGTCCGTACTAAACTTGAACTTGTAAACCCATCGTTTGCATTCACATGTCCACATTTAATCAAAATGGAGGGTCATTATGCGAGACTAATGGTCGAGTCTCCTATACTTAAAAATACTTGGATGAGAATGGTCAGTATTGTTAATTTTACAATAGCAGTCGATGTCCCTATCATGCTTGAAAAGGGAGATAAAGCTGGCATCACATTATCTAATGAAACGTGGCAATGGGCAATACCTCACCGGTTCGAAATGTATAAGCTTTTTGACAATATTAGCACCACGTTCAAAAGTATCAAGCAGATGCTTCACTCTTTGGCATCAGAATCTAATGAGTCTGTAATATATCCAAAGGTTACTAAGTTTATTGCTATTCCAAAAATTAAAGTCAAATCTTCTAGATGGATCTTCAGTGTTGAAGACGATCCATTTGAGTCTGAACTCAATTTATTACTACAAATTGGCTTGAGAGAGCAGAAGGAAAGGCTAGAGAAGTACAATATCTTTAGGAAGCGCGTGGAAATGGAATTAAAGAAACCGCAAGTCAAAAATCTTCGGAAGTCAGCATCTTTTACGAGCAAGAATACCGTTCCAAGTAAAAGACTTCTTAGATCGcattcaacttcttcactTCACATGATAGGCTTTGACAGTTATGATTTCGATGGAGCTGATGGTATGACGGAGCAACTCAAAGAAGAGTACGAACGTCTCACAAGACATATCTCGAAATCATGGATAACAAGGGTAAAAAAACAACGTAATCTACTCAAAAATCACTTCTCagaaaactttgaattcCTTTGGGGAAAATTGGATATCACCAAATTAcccaaagatttcaataagAACGTTTTAGACtttacttcttctccagcTTTGATGAACttaatttttgaagatattgatattgatcTAAGTAAACCTTCTTTTGGCGTAGAAAACATTCCAGATTTTATTCATGATGTTGGAAAGAAAGTTCCAAAAGACACAAAGTATTCGATAATGATAcctttgaatttgaatgCCAATTTTTCTGAAATTCGTTGTCATTTGAAAGACTATCCACTTCCAGCAGTTCACTTTCCTAAAGAGAATGCCGACACAAAGAAACCTACCACCAACCTGAAGTGTGATCTCTTGATCACCGAAGATATGATTCACTCCGATAAAGAATTAAGAACAATTTATGTTCCACTTGTGCCATCAGCTCACTTAGAAGATTCTGAATCTTTATATTCACTTTTAATACCTAGGACGTTGACAGCGATAAAACTGTTCACAGACATTCAACTCGATATAACATCTTCAGATAACGTTCGTTTTGTATGGGGTGGTTCATATTCGGGGGCAATCCAGCAGACTATGAAATGCTTCGATAACTTTTCTAAACCGCCAATCGATCCATCTCCAGCAGTTGGTTTTTGGGACAAGATCAGAAATATTTTCCACGCTAGAATCTCTATTAACTTACCTAATTCCTGCTTTGAAGTTGCCTTAAAAGGTGATAAAAATCCATATAAAATTGGGGGAATGTCAGCTGGTTATGCTTTGATATTCAAGGACAATGTAAAAATATTTTGCAATAAGAATGATAACCCACAGAAATTCCTGACAGTCACAGCTTCAGAGCTCTCATTTTCTATTCCCAACTTTTTTGCAAAACCACTTCCGGTCTGGAACGTGCCCTCTGAACAGTCATTGTTCTTTCCAGTGGAGGAATTTTCTAATCTTCAGGAGAATGCTGCTTTCTATTATCTTTTAGAATCAGCAAAAATGCCGAAAGATAAGAAGGACATTGAAATCATGAGTAAAGCTTACATAGAGAAGACAGCAATAATGCTAACGGGCGGAATGCAATTCAATGTCGGTATTATGTTTGAAAGAcaaaacaaagaaacaaacaaaagaacttttgaacTCAAACCTCATTATGAATTCAGGCTATGCAACCCAATATATGTTCCAAAATCAGAGGATCATGACTCTTATGCAGGTTTCAGAAGTGACTTTATCCATTTATCATTTGACTTGATTTCCAAATCGGAGGATGCCTACAACTGCATGCAGTTAACTCCAAATGCTTTCAagatatttttcaaatggtGGAGTACATTTTCTGGCAATCTTCCAGTCCGTAAAGGTCCCTTGTTTTCTGACGAGCGCTTCTCACCAAAATTTGGTACTCATCTCTACACTATCTCGTATCGTGCAGACGTGTATCCATTGTTTATATGTCACATGGTGCCGGGACTCGATCCAAAAGCACTAGTAGACTCATCAGTTAATGCCGAAGTATTTGGTTTGAAAGCCAAAATGTCTGAGTTTTCTATGGATTTACATCAGAGAAAAGAGATATTTCACGAGTACAAGAAACAACTCCAAGTCACAAAACGGAGGGCTAGTTTGAAGTTCTTCGAAGCTGATGTGACAACTACTGATATCGACATACGAACTGTTTTTGCTAGTTTCTCAAAGGCTGAATATGCTAAAACGCACTCGCCAGATATTTGCatttttgatgaagatatgaCATGGTTTGACGTAGATGATTTTACAGAGTTTAATATTTCTAATCCTGGCACCTTAATTCCAACAGTGGTTGTGAAACCTTTGCTATTTTCTCCAATGTTTGCATACAAAAAAATCGCACCATATGGAGATAAGTACCAGGTGgattttgaaacttttgaGCCGATTGAACCATTCAATAATGCTAGGTATCACGACTGTAACTTGCGCAAATACGTTGCTATCCCAGATCATTTAATTAATGACAGACACAGGATTTTTGCCGAGGAAAAATCGAAATTAGAGGAAAAGGTTAATGACGGCAATTGCACTGATAATGAGAAAATCGAGTTACAGGAACGTTTAGAGATGATTGAGAAGACAATTGCTCAACTTGAGCTGATGAAAACAGACATAAATTTCTTAAACTCCGAATATGAGCGGGCAGACAGAGAATCTGATGTTCCGGACACTTCTGCTGAAAAACTAAACCTTCCAATTCTGAACTTTATGAAGTCTTCTCACAACTCAAACAAAAATTATGCCAATAAATTCATCGTTGTTAGTATGCTTTTAAAATGGAATGAAGAGGTAAGAAATgtcttcttgaaatatatgCATAGAGTATCCTTACTCTCTGATATGAACAGTGTGActaaattgaaaactttgCAAACACTTGACAGCCTCATCAATAAGAACAGACAGTCAATAAATACTATTGCGGAGGAGTCAGAAGATAGTCGAGATAGGTTAGAATCTGACAATGAGCAGGTTTTTAAGAGTATTTTCCATGAAGACAAAGAACCTGAAGAAATTGTCTCCTCATTTCAGAACGATATTAAAATGTTAGCCGGAGATTTCGATTATAAGacatttgaaaaacatcATGTCCAGTTGATAGCCCCACAAATTCAACTAACTACGATTACTGATCCCGATGCATGTATTTTAGTCACTGCTCCTACTATCAAAATAAATTCCTTATGCTTCGACTCTAACACCAGTGGAAACGAATATCAGCAGAATCTTTTCATGAGAAGGACCGGTGTGCTACTGACTAATTCCAACGTGTTCGTATTCCataaaaaagaacaaggtTCTTATGGACACCTCttatttgataatttcttgtaTGGATCTACTCTCGAAACATCATGGAGGCCTTGGTTAGGATTGGAGTTGTGCTTTAACCCAGAAAATTTGACGGAGAATATGCTTATATCAAATTTCACCTCAGTATTTACCTATGATCAGGTCCTTCCATTTGCAAATATACCCGACAGTCTGAAGGATTCAAATGTACTCAACAACAGAATATCTTGCGATTTTCCTAGGATTGTAATTGAATCTAATTCCGCTCGATACATTTCACTCTTCAATTTGGTaacaaatcttcttttataTGTCGAGCCAGAAAGCgcaaaaatgaaagatgatatcaaaaagttAGTTTTgagtttcaatttcgaaGACTTATCAATCGTCAAGGAAATGATTTCTGTTCTTGAGAAAGAGATCGATGCTTTGAACACGTTAGAGAATGAGTATTCTTATCGAAAGTATCTTTTGGATGATGCCGAAATTTCCGATTTGAACAACATTCGGTATAACAAGTTCGACTCAATTATGAAAACGCACATGATAATGAAGGTATTGACATCTGCGTCTCCAGAACAGtcaaatgatgaagaaatgCTACTCATTGTTCTGAAAGccaaagaaatcattttGCACATGTTAGATGATGATGGAGATAATTTCCTTGATGTTGCCGTCGCTGATATGGCTTTCCAAAGAATGGAGACATCATCAGGCTACAACTTCAATCGAATGACCGTAGGAATTGGGCAAGTGATAAATTTATCTCATGACGCTCTCTTCCATGATCTTTTAAGCCCTGTAGAAAAGGAATTAACTGAAAGCTCAGAACCGTTCATTGACTTACAATGGGAAAAGAATAAGGCAGTAGGCGGGATTCAAGTGGTTAAAAACGTTGTCACGAATTTACAAACCCTGAAACTCAATGTAGAACAATCCAcgattgaaaaaataatagCTTGGGTATCTCCATCTTCAGTTTCGCTTTTGATTGGTGGTTCTAACAACTCAGATTCAACAAGTGACGAAGATGACGGGTTACAAAGTACGCTTTCATCTTCCAATACGTCAATGCATTCCTCGACTGCAAACGGCATACAGTCACAACAATATTCTATTATGCAGTCACCTACTGAATTGATTTTCCCGGTCGATGATATGCTTGGAAACGATAtggaaatggaagaaatgattcaaagatCCAAAGATAATATGATTATCGAGAACATTAAAATTAATTCATTCCTGATGATAATCAGTTACCAAGGAACTGGTGCTAAAAGATTAATCAACGTTACtgatttcaacttgaaTTTCCCCCTCATCAGATTTACTAACCAAACAATGACAATGCTTGATTTGATGATgcatttgaagaaggtctTGATAAAATCACTTTTACGACATACTGGTAAGTTTATCGGTAACAAACTAAAAAAACATAGATCCGTAAAAAGACTAAGGGGCGCTGCGCGTTCCCCTTTAAAGCAATTGAATTACTATACACACTACACTCCTGTTGATGAACTTGAGGTAACATCAACTGAAAGTCGTGGAACTAGTACTGCGGATGGCTAG